In one Dehalococcoidia bacterium genomic region, the following are encoded:
- a CDS encoding Lrp/AsnC family transcriptional regulator: protein MLEEEEIRMKTMSASTELGDLEQMLARELTADARQSTRDLSAKLSTNPTTVASRLRKMVAAKVIDFVTLVDPWYLGFHLKAILGLKAQTGKALEAARELEGCENIQTVTLTTGRYDIVTTALFKDDQNLLVWMSNRLSRVRQIATVEVMTVLQEVKYYHIGLLGDASGRREARLRCLDESDMAMIRELELNPRVNIGVLGKRIGVSRQTATRRLQRLLGEKVVRVIAVANPSVLGLTGPVFVFMKVKLELIFVVSDALAADWRVMHVAVITGSFNLVAYMAFPSDDDMYHFLTNDLGNIPGVVDHETMTQVGKSHGSFRLASQ, encoded by the coding sequence ATGTTGGAGGAGGAAGAGATACGCATGAAAACTATGTCTGCAAGCACGGAACTTGGTGATCTCGAACAGATGCTGGCTAGGGAACTGACAGCCGATGCGAGGCAATCCACCCGGGATCTTTCTGCCAAACTCAGCACGAATCCAACAACCGTAGCCAGCAGGCTCCGGAAGATGGTCGCTGCCAAGGTGATTGATTTCGTTACGCTGGTTGATCCCTGGTATTTAGGATTTCACCTCAAAGCGATACTGGGTCTTAAAGCACAGACCGGAAAAGCGCTGGAGGCCGCACGCGAACTTGAAGGCTGCGAGAACATTCAGACAGTTACCCTGACCACAGGGCGTTATGACATAGTGACGACCGCTCTATTCAAGGATGATCAGAATTTGCTTGTGTGGATGAGTAACAGACTGAGCCGAGTGCGTCAAATAGCAACGGTGGAGGTAATGACTGTTCTGCAAGAGGTCAAATATTACCACATCGGACTGTTAGGTGATGCCTCTGGTCGCCGGGAAGCAAGATTGCGTTGTCTTGATGAATCAGACATGGCGATGATTAGAGAACTTGAGTTGAACCCTAGGGTGAATATCGGTGTCCTAGGGAAGAGAATAGGTGTGAGTCGACAAACGGCCACCAGAAGACTCCAAAGACTCCTCGGGGAGAAGGTGGTAAGGGTAATTGCCGTCGCCAATCCGTCGGTGCTGGGTTTGACTGGACCTGTCTTTGTGTTCATGAAGGTGAAACTTGAACTGATTTTCGTTGTGTCTGATGCCCTTGCCGCAGATTGGAGAGTGATGCATGTGGCAGTAATCACGGGAAGTTTTAACTTGGTTGCTTACATGGCTTTTCCGAGTGACGATGACATGTATCATTTTCTGACAAACGACCTTGGCAACATCCCAGGTGTTGTTGATCATGAAACAATGACTCAAGTGGGCAAGTCCCACGGCTCGTTCAGGCTCGCAAGTCAATAG